A section of the Campylobacter porcelli genome encodes:
- a CDS encoding type I restriction-modification system subunit M N-terminal domain-containing protein, giving the protein MDISKEVNFIWNIADKLRGAYTSDKYKDVIIPMVILRRFECALADTKKAVLEEYNKDKDTPTTVLERLSGYQFYNTSKFDLKELRKNFKTR; this is encoded by the coding sequence ATGGATATTAGCAAAGAGGTAAATTTTATTTGGAATATTGCCGATAAACTTCGTGGAGCCTACACTAGTGATAAATATAAAGATGTAATTATCCCCATGGTTATTTTACGCAGATTTGAGTGCGCCTTAGCTGATACCAAAAAAGCGGTGCTAGAAGAGTATAATAAAGACAAAGACACCCCAACAACGGTGCTAGAAAGATTAAGCGGATATCAATTTTATAACACAAGCAAATTTGATCTAAAAGAGCTTAGAAAAAATTTTAAAACTAGATAG